In a single window of the Nicotiana tomentosiformis chromosome 8, ASM39032v3, whole genome shotgun sequence genome:
- the LOC138897753 gene encoding uncharacterized protein yields the protein MDHFSPEKETARAQLSSVESQLQGIKEKSSAQAKKIEEFEIQLAFELAKAKSEAEKAKAEADGIVAVYRADAEAAQVQEREAAETAQTPTYWIAELAKCQSWRKTLEEIHARGFDLTDEIVKARENEAEARALASSDDDDDDGNKSGSENREDLDGEEAAPGEN from the coding sequence atggaccacttttctccagaaaaagagactgctcgagcccaattatcatcggtcgaAAGTCAGCTTCAAGGTATTaaggagaagagctcggctcaggcaaagaaaatagaggagttCGAAATTCAGTTGGCTttcgaacttgccaaggccaaatctgaagccgaaaaggcaaaggccgaggcagatgggatcgtggccgtctaccgggccgatgctgaagccgctcaagttcAAGAAAGAGAGGCtgccgagaccgctcaaactccaACATATTGGATTGCTGagctcgccaaatgccaatcttggaggaaaactctcgaggagatccacgctcgaggttttgatcttACTGACGAGATAGTAAAGGCTAGAGAGAACGAAGCTGAAGCTAGAGCGCTGgcctcttccgatgatgatgatgatgatggcaacaAGAGCGGCTCAGAGAAtcgggaggacctcgatggagaagaagctgcccccggagaaaattag
- the LOC138897754 gene encoding uncharacterized protein, whose amino-acid sequence MDALREMPGYAKMMKDLMSQKFDFQDLSTVTLTQTCSAVVTRPMAQKVSDPGSFTIPCTIGSYVFSKALCDLGASIKLMPLAIYTKLDIVRARPTSMLLQLADRTVKRPTGILDDVLVQVGKFVLSADFVILDCHVDEEIPIILGRPFLATGRALIDCETGELKMRLNNEEIIFNIQQSMRKPSDFANCSLVEVVDVILQEEDETLNVKDPLEACLINLEEMDGEGLAEWVMALEGQGFWKREPQFEPLHLEERATPPTKPSIEEPPQLDLKPLPAHLRYAFLGPNSTLPVIISYGLLVVYIEQLLHVLQQCKTAISWTMADIKGISPAFCMHKILLEEGHKPLWEDQRRLNPNIKEVVKKEVIKWLAGCGYLTATSSALSNVCRKREE is encoded by the coding sequence atggatgctttgagggaaatgccagggtatgcaaaaatgatgaaggacctgATGTCGCAGAAATTTGACTTCCAGGACCTGTCCACTGTAACTCTGACACAGACCTGCAGCGCAGTAGTGACAAGACCTATGGCCCAAAAGGTGTCTGATCCAGGTAGCTTCACTATCCCATGCACTATTGGGAGTTATGTTTTttctaaagcattgtgtgacttgggaGCCAGCATAAAATTGATGCCCTTGGCAATCTATACAAAACTGGACATTGTCAGAGCTAGACCGACCTCAATGTTACTGCAACTAGCTGATCGCACAGTCAAAAGACCGACAGGAATTCTTGATGATGTGCTTGTGCAAGTGGGGAAATTTGTACTTTCTGCAGACTTTGTTATTCTTGACTGTCATGTGGATGAAGAGATAcccatcattctgggaaggccattcttagccactgggagagcattaattgattgtgagactggagagttgaaaatgaggttgaacaatgaagaaataatattcaacaTTCAACAATCCATGAGGAAACCCAGTGACTTTGCAAACTGCTCACTAGTGGAGGTCGTGGATGTGATACTGCAAGAAGAGGATGAGACCCTTAATGTCAAGGATCCACTAGAAGCCTGCTTGATAaatttggaagagatggacgGTGAAGGGTTGGCAGAGTGGGTCATGGCTCTCGAAGGTCAAGGATTCTGGAAAAGGGAACCTCAGTTCGAGCCCCTACATTTAGAAGAGAGAGCAACACCACCTACAAAaccatcaatagaggagccaccacagttggactTGAAACCGCTTCCAGCCCACCTCAGGTACGCTTTCTTGGGGCCTAATTCTACTTTGCCTGTTATTATATCATATGGTTTGCTAGTTGTGTATATAGAGCAACTATTGCATGTATTGCAACAATGTAAGACTGCCATTAGTTGGACCATGGCAGACATAAAGGGTATCAGTccagccttttgcatgcacaagattcttCTGGAAGAGGGGCACAAACCTTTATGGGAAGATCAACGACGGCTGAACCCGAATATAAAGGAAGTAgtaaagaaggaagtgatcaagtggctggCTGGATGCGGGTATCTGACAGCAACTAGTTCAGCCCTGTCCAATGTGTGCCGAAAAAGGGAGGAATGA